In Deltaproteobacteria bacterium, the following are encoded in one genomic region:
- a CDS encoding ORF6N domain-containing protein, translating into MANNPSVVPYERINRSILVVRGQRVMLDADLATLFNVPTKALNQAVKRNLARFPKDFMFQLTAVEKAEVVTVCDHLQQLKFSRTRPFAFTEHGAVMLANVLNSSTAVSVSIQIVRAFIKLRQTIASHKNLARRIDELEGKYDSQFKFVFRTIRQLMTPPEPTKRKIGFLARERPARYGKRRPSPS; encoded by the coding sequence ATGGCAAACAACCCCTCGGTCGTCCCTTATGAGCGAATCAACCGATCCATCTTGGTAGTTCGCGGACAAAGAGTGATGCTGGATGCGGATCTCGCCACGCTTTTCAACGTGCCAACCAAAGCTTTAAATCAGGCGGTGAAGCGTAACCTCGCGCGGTTTCCCAAGGACTTTATGTTTCAATTGACCGCTGTTGAGAAAGCCGAGGTGGTCACAGTTTGTGACCACCTCCAACAGCTTAAATTCTCACGGACTCGACCCTTTGCTTTCACCGAGCACGGAGCCGTTATGTTGGCCAATGTTCTAAATAGTTCAACGGCGGTCAGCGTGAGCATTCAGATCGTTCGGGCTTTCATCAAACTTCGGCAAACGATCGCATCGCATAAAAACTTGGCTCGCCGCATCGATGAGCTTGAGGGAAAGTATGACTCACAGTTCAAATTCGTTTTCCGTACGATTCGCCAGCTAATGACGCCACCGGAACCGACGAAGCGAAAAATCGGTTTTCTTGCGCGTGAACGACCCGCCCGCTACGGTAAGCGAAGACCGTCACCGTCATAG
- a CDS encoding (2Fe-2S)-binding protein, whose product MAAEAQYAALPVSITVNGVKHDALVEPRTLLVYFLREQLNLTGTHVGCDTSQCGACTVHLNGRAVKSCTVLAVQANGAEIKTIEGLADGDNFHPVQEGFREKHGLQCGYCTPGMIMTAVHLLETNSNPTDDEIKHALEGNLCRCTGYVNIVESIKWAAEKMGGKNVSR is encoded by the coding sequence ATGGCTGCTGAGGCCCAATACGCGGCGCTGCCGGTGAGCATTACGGTCAATGGCGTCAAGCATGATGCCCTGGTCGAACCGCGCACGCTGCTGGTTTATTTTTTACGCGAGCAATTAAACTTAACCGGCACCCACGTCGGCTGCGACACCAGCCAGTGCGGCGCCTGCACCGTGCACCTGAACGGCCGCGCGGTGAAATCCTGCACCGTGCTCGCCGTGCAAGCCAACGGCGCCGAAATCAAAACCATCGAAGGCTTGGCCGACGGCGACAACTTTCACCCAGTGCAAGAAGGTTTTCGCGAAAAGCATGGCTTGCAATGCGGCTACTGCACGCCCGGCATGATCATGACCGCGGTGCATTTGCTGGAGACTAATTCGAATCCGACCGACGACGAAATCAAGCACGCCCTGGAAGGTAATCTGTGCCGCTGCACCGGCTACGTCAACATTGTCGAGTCGATCAAGTGGGCCGCGGAGAAAATGGGAGGCAAAAATGTTTCCCGCTAA
- a CDS encoding xanthine dehydrogenase family protein subunit M, which translates to MFPANFGYVAARSIEEALQLLSQHGEDGKLLAGGHSLIPAMKLRLQAQQTLIDLATVPGLRGVRVDGNDLVIGALTVHTDVAAAELVRKHVPGLAEAASVIGDVQVRNRGTIGGSVAHADPAADLPVVLTALNASFVAQSASGKRTISVDDFFTDFYTTALNANEILTEIRVPIPAAGTGTAYAKLPHPASGYVVVSAAALITRQASGTCAASRIAIGGLGSGPLRAVASELALQGKPLTTQIIASAAAQAAEESDPMDDSYASADYKRHVATIYARKAIETALERAAR; encoded by the coding sequence ATGTTTCCCGCTAACTTCGGTTACGTCGCGGCGCGCTCGATTGAAGAAGCGTTGCAGCTCCTGTCGCAACACGGCGAAGACGGCAAACTCTTGGCCGGCGGCCATAGCTTGATTCCAGCGATGAAGCTGCGCTTGCAAGCGCAGCAAACCTTGATCGATCTCGCCACCGTGCCGGGCCTACGCGGCGTGCGCGTTGACGGTAACGATCTCGTAATCGGCGCCCTCACCGTACACACCGACGTCGCAGCAGCCGAACTCGTGCGTAAACATGTTCCTGGCCTTGCCGAAGCCGCTTCGGTGATCGGCGATGTCCAGGTGCGCAACCGCGGCACCATCGGCGGCAGCGTCGCCCATGCCGATCCGGCGGCGGATTTGCCGGTCGTGCTAACCGCGCTCAACGCCAGTTTCGTCGCCCAGTCCGCGTCGGGCAAACGAACGATTAGCGTCGACGATTTTTTCACTGACTTTTACACCACGGCGTTAAACGCCAATGAAATTCTCACTGAAATCCGCGTGCCGATCCCAGCTGCTGGGACAGGAACAGCGTACGCCAAACTGCCGCACCCGGCCTCCGGTTATGTGGTCGTTAGCGCCGCAGCGCTGATCACCCGCCAGGCATCCGGCACCTGCGCGGCATCGAGAATCGCCATCGGCGGTCTAGGCAGCGGTCCGCTGCGCGCCGTCGCCAGCGAATTGGCGCTGCAAGGCAAACCGCTGACGACTCAGATAATCGCCAGCGCGGCCGCTCAAGCGGCCGAGGAATCCGACCCCATGGACGACAGCTACGCCAGCGCCGACTACAAGCGCCATGTCGCGACGATTTACGCGCGCAAGGCGATAGAGACCGCGCTGGAACGCGCGGCAAGATAG